Proteins encoded together in one Flavobacteriales bacterium window:
- a CDS encoding T9SS type A sorting domain-containing protein, translating into MNQQINTVKKATLILAYLSLMISNANATVYAAAQSNGMNDECKGCKVLNADDALGSDMATSATLKSHASKTGTFVYERFSFTEDGIAGNKVAVAASGSAALTATELSSLEVTLYNDGVQVGSTFTGSDMTVQLQASSLTVYEVYFFADADFDEIEVKLYGGVAGAVKQMEVHGLSHTPGALPVSWLYLNATSNDNGVNLEWATATEINNDFFSVEVCTDGVSFEAITTVQGAGNSTTTNTYNMNVEAAPFTRYFRIRQTDFNGKNSFSEVVAVAPSASINDLTVRQSDGEGLLQISFLQDNNAPARVMITDLSGRTIATSSLQSQEGMNSVTLYDVNLNGHTMYVVTLVSGNSVLSQKILTR; encoded by the coding sequence ATGAACCAACAAATCAACACCGTGAAAAAAGCAACCCTGATCCTCGCCTACCTCTCATTGATGATCTCCAATGCTAACGCTACTGTTTATGCCGCAGCTCAAAGCAACGGAATGAACGACGAGTGCAAAGGTTGCAAAGTGCTCAACGCAGATGACGCCCTTGGTTCTGATATGGCTACCTCAGCAACACTGAAAAGCCACGCTTCCAAAACCGGTACTTTTGTATACGAGCGCTTTTCCTTCACCGAAGACGGTATCGCCGGTAACAAGGTAGCCGTAGCCGCTTCAGGGTCCGCTGCCCTGACCGCAACAGAGCTCAGCTCTCTTGAAGTGACCCTGTATAACGACGGTGTTCAGGTAGGAAGCACCTTCACCGGTTCCGATATGACTGTTCAACTTCAGGCTTCAAGTCTGACCGTTTATGAAGTATATTTCTTCGCAGATGCAGACTTCGATGAAATTGAAGTGAAATTGTACGGTGGCGTTGCCGGTGCGGTAAAGCAAATGGAAGTTCATGGTCTCTCTCACACCCCCGGCGCACTGCCTGTCAGCTGGTTGTACCTGAATGCCACCAGCAACGACAACGGAGTGAACCTCGAGTGGGCCACTGCCACCGAGATCAACAACGACTTCTTCTCCGTTGAAGTATGCACTGATGGTGTGTCTTTCGAAGCCATCACAACTGTACAAGGTGCAGGAAACAGCACAACAACCAACACTTATAACATGAATGTTGAGGCTGCTCCCTTCACACGCTACTTCCGCATCCGCCAAACAGACTTCAACGGAAAGAACAGCTTCTCTGAAGTAGTGGCTGTAGCTCCTTCAGCAAGCATCAATGACCTCACCGTACGCCAATCAGATGGTGAAGGTCTTCTGCAAATCTCCTTCCTGCAGGACAACAATGCACCTGCTCGTGTAATGATCACTGACCTCAGTGGAAGAACGATCGCTACCAGCAGCCTCCAAAGCCAGGAAGGTATGAACAGTGTAACCCTGTATGACGTGAACCTGAATGGTCACACCATGTACGTGGTTACCCTGGTGTCAGGAAATTCAGTCCTGTCCCAAAAGATCCTGACACGATAG
- a CDS encoding response regulator transcription factor, translating into MLSCTVIDDNRMSQSMLKNFIEETDELSLQAIYDNGTEATIGLMKSPPDLIFLDIEMPDMTGMDLIKNLPDLPMVILVTSHKEYALEAFEYNVVDYLVKPVNYARFLKAVKKAQEQAGKEIETTKAPDKDEIFVKADGALVRIRKADIFYVQALGDYISIHTANHKYTVYSTLAEISEKLGEENFFQTHRSYIARIDRIMAIDDFVAVMDGHNVPVSRSNKKALLSKLNLLK; encoded by the coding sequence ATGCTAAGCTGTACAGTCATTGATGACAATCGCATGTCACAAAGCATGCTCAAGAATTTTATCGAGGAAACCGACGAACTGAGCCTTCAGGCGATTTACGATAACGGTACCGAAGCAACCATAGGCTTGATGAAATCCCCCCCTGACCTGATCTTTCTGGATATAGAAATGCCCGACATGACCGGAATGGATCTGATCAAGAACTTGCCGGATTTACCCATGGTCATTTTGGTGACCTCCCATAAAGAATACGCCCTGGAAGCATTTGAATACAACGTAGTGGACTACCTCGTAAAACCTGTGAACTATGCACGTTTTCTGAAAGCCGTGAAAAAGGCGCAGGAGCAGGCAGGGAAGGAAATTGAAACCACCAAAGCCCCCGACAAGGATGAGATATTCGTGAAAGCAGACGGAGCCCTTGTCCGTATCCGAAAAGCGGATATCTTCTATGTGCAGGCTCTTGGAGACTATATTTCCATCCACACCGCCAACCACAAATACACCGTATATTCCACCCTGGCCGAGATCAGTGAAAAACTCGGAGAAGAGAATTTTTTCCAAACACACCGCTCCTATATTGCACGCATTGATCGCATCATGGCCATAGACGATTTCGTGGCCGTTATGGATGGGCATAATGTGCCGGTCAGCCGATCAAACAAGAAGGCCTTACTAAGCAAGCTCAACCTGCTGAAATAG